CAGGGCAAGATCGATACCGCCCTGAGGCGGTGCGGTCTTGCTCTCGAGAAGAAGCGGTTTATGCCTCACATCACCTTGGGCGTTTTTGACGGCGATCCGGGCGCCGAGGTCATTCGCTGGATTCAGGGGAATAATCTGATGCGCGGCAAGCCGGTCATGACGGAGCACTTTGTGCTGTTCCGTTCCCACAGGGGGGGTGATACGCCTCATTACGAAACCTGCGCCGAGTACGCACTGACACTCAGCGCCTTGCCGCCACTCGAAGCGTGGTCTTTCTGAGTTGCCAACCCCAAAACCTCAGGAGAGCCTCGCAGATCTGGTAACGCGCGTCAGAGCGTGCCGTATCTGTGAAGCCTCGTTGCCCCTCGACCCCAAACCGCTCATCCATGTCTCGCCAACGTCGCGTGTCCTCATCGCGAGCCAGGCGCCCGGCACCATTGCCCATGAGAGCGGCAAATCGTTCTACGATCCCTCGGGGCGACGTCTGCGAGAATGGATGGCTCTCTCCGAGGAGGATTTTTACGACACGGCCAAAGTCGCCATTCTGCCCATGGGGCTGTGCTATCCCGGTCGCCTGCCGAATGGCGGTGACAAGCCACCCCGTCCTGAATGCGCACCTGCATGGCGCGACCAGCTTCTTGGGCATCTCAAGGAGCTGCGGCTGATCCTGCTGGTTGGCTCCTACAGCCAGCATTACACGCTGGGGCGTAGATCCGTAACGGATCGTGTTCGTCACTTTCGGGATTATCTGCCCCGTTACTTTCCGCTGCCACATCCATCATGGCGAACGGGTGTGTGGGAAAAGCGAGCGCCCTGGTTCCGCGAGGAGGTCATCCCTGCCCTGCGCCATGAGATACGCAACGCCTTGGCCTGAAAAGCCCTGCCCGCTTGCCCAGCTCAGCTCAGCTCAGTTTAATCCAGCAAATTGAGTTGGCGCATATGCTTGAGTGTCGAGACAACGAACCCCTCCAGCCCCGCGAACAGGATCTGGATACCGATACAAAGCAGAATGAGGGCAGCAAGACGGCTAACGATGCGCGCCCCGGTCCGTCCAAGCGAGCTGACGATGCGCTCGGCATAGGTGTAGAAAATGACCACGGTCAGGGAGACGGCAAGTACCGCTAGGGACAAGCCGATGATGTAGCTGGCAGCCGAGGCCCCAAGCGTACGACCCGAACTCAGGGCAATGGCCACGGCAATACTGCCAGGCCCCACGGTAAACGGCATGGCCAGAGGGAAAAACGCTCTGTCTCCCAGGTCGTTATCTGCGTTGGCAGTATCATGGTCGAAAACCTGCCGCTCCTTGCGCGCCTCGCTCTCCTCTGGCGCCAACAGAAGCGCCCATGCGCGCGAAGCGACGACAAGACCACCAGACACGCGCAATGCATCAATGGTGATCCGAAAGAAACTGAGGATCCACCCACCCAGCCACACCGACACCATCAGAATGATGAAGGAATAGAACCCGACGGTCCGGGCCAGACGGACCACCTGTGCTCGTGGGCGACCAAGGGTCGTTTGCGCAAAGATAAGCGAGGCGCCCAGAGGGTTGACGATCGAGAACAGGGCCGAATAAGCCATCAGCCAGATGGCCGTTACGTCGCTGATCCTGACCTGTTGCGTCAACACATGGGGCAGGTGCATCACCCGGCGGCCCGATCGGCACGGGCCTTGACCGACAGGAAACGTCTCGTGTGCAGAAGGCGTTTGAGCCGCCTGTGCTCACTGCCCAGCACCGCCTTGACCGCCTGCAGATCCTGCGCGAGGCAGCACAGCGCCCCGGTTTCACCCGGACCGTTGGGGCAGACCGTCATGCCGATGTCATGATAGACCCCAAGAAGCGCTTGTCCCACCTTGATGAACACGGGATGACGCCCCTCCTCAAGGGCGAGATCGCGCAGCCGCCAGATCGCAGCAATACACTCGGTCTCCGCGCCGGCAGGGTCTCCAACGCCGATGATGAACTGACCCGTGCGCAGAAACGGGATACCGGCACGGCCATTGTCATTGAGGATCAGACCACTCGGGCGACGGGGGCCAAGCTCCTCGAGGGCGTGAGCCAGGTTGCGGTAGAGCGTCTCGCTCTCCTTGTCCCAGGGACGCACCAGAACGTGGCTTCGACGCAGCATCTGGATGACGGCGACAATGCCGAGCAGAGCCGAAATGCCAAGCGCCCAGCGAACGACCGAGGTATGCGCATCATAGATGAGCGACCGCCACCAAGCATGGCCGAGATGATGGCGCAGGGCAAACAGCCCCACGCTGCCGAGGCTGATGATCCAGAGCGTGACCGGCGCCATAAGTGTCGGGCTGAGGGGTTCGGCAAAGAGCCGCGCTTTGCGATAATAGCACGACCGAAACGGCGCGATGAGGAACATCACCATCATCAGGCAAAGCGGAATCGCTAGAGGCCCCTGCCGCAGGATGACCAATGGAATGGCAACGCCCAATAGCGTAAGCGCCGCCCGCCATGCCGCAGTCACGCGCTGCGCCAGCCCTGCGGCGACCCCCACAAGCATCACCCCGGTCAGGCACAAAAGGAATTCTGCCAGCTGCAACATGAGATGGGTGAATGGCGTGCCAAGGAGGGGCGCAGGAACGGCCACTGCGTAAAACACAAGCAATATGCCGGTCCCGGCCACCACACCTGTCGCGACCGTCACCGAAAAATCGGCCTCGGACTCACGCACCACCTGGCTTGGACGCCGTGCAAAAGCACCCGCTGCCGCCCCGCCGCGGCGCCGTGCCCAAGCCGCATCACCACGCAGAAAGAGCTCATGAACGGCAAACATGCCACCGGCCAGAAAGAGTGGAATGATGTAATAAAACAGGCGGAAGGTCAGAATAACGCCAAGGATCTGCGGGGTGGGCAGATAGGGCCCAAGCGCCAGAAGCATTGCGCCGTCGAACACGCCCAGTCCACCCGGCACACTCGCGACCAGACCGGCAGTGTAGGAGGCAATGTAGATGGCGAGAAATGCCGGAAAGCCGATTGCCGCTTCGGGAGGCAACAAGACATAGGCAATCATCGCTGTCATCGCCATGTCGGCGGCGCTGACAATGACCTGTGCCACAGCCACGCGAAAACCCGGCACGTCAAGCGTGTAACGCCAGATGCGCATCTGGCGATATCGCAGCGACACGCCGAGATAAGCGAGCACGCAGAGCCAGGCCGCTGCACCACCCAGTTGCAGGACCAGATGGGGCAGATGAGCCACAAGCGGGATATGGCCGGGCTCGAACAGGAACACGCCGCCTATGAGCGCCATCGCACCAAGCAGATAGGTGGTGGAACAAAAGGCAATGATCTGGGCGATACCGCCGGGCGACACCCCCCAATTTCGATAAAGCCGAAAGCGCACGGCAGCGCCGGAAATGGCCGAGCAGCCCAGGTTATGCGAGAGCACATATGAACAGAATGCTGCAAAGGCTGTGCGCAGGAACGACTGCTTTGACCCGATATGATAACAGGCCAGCCGGTCGTAGAATGACAGGATGAAGTAGGACAGGAAGGTGCAGCCCACGCCAGCCAGCAATGCCTGTGCCGGTATGGCCTGAAGAGCGCCCCTAATCTGGGCAAGAGAGAGCGATTTGAGCTCTTTCTGGATAACGTAGATTGCCGCCACCAGAAGAACGAGCCCCAGCAGCGCTGGAAGACGACAGGCCACGCGTCGCCAAGGGCTCGCAGGTTTGGCCTCGCCTTCCTCACAGCAGGGTGTTGTCTGTTCCTGAACGGTCATGAACCCTCAATCAAGGCTGCTGATCGTCTCTTCACCTGTCAGTTATTGGCATCAGCCACGGCAACATCGCGGGCAAGAGCATTTTCGATCAGCGCCACTGTTTCCGGCAGGCCGAAAAGCGAAGCGAAGATGCCAAAGCGCGGTCCCTCGGTCTGCCCGAGCAACACCTCGTAGAGACACCCGAACCACGCCCTTAGCGGCTGGATCTGATGTTTCTTGCCAATTTCAAAGACGATATCCTGAACCTGAACAGGAGATAGTCCGGGGTCTGCCAGTTTCAAGGCGTCTGCCAGATCCTGCAGGGCAACGCGCTCAAGATCGGTCGGGGCACGGAACGTCTTGGCCGGGCGGACGAACTCCTTGAAATACACCAGAGCATGGCCGACCAGACGGTCGACATAGGGGTGCGTTTCCGGCGAGAGGCTCGGGTCGT
The sequence above is drawn from the Asaia bogorensis NBRC 16594 genome and encodes:
- a CDS encoding MarC family protein is translated as MHLPHVLTQQVRISDVTAIWLMAYSALFSIVNPLGASLIFAQTTLGRPRAQVVRLARTVGFYSFIILMVSVWLGGWILSFFRITIDALRVSGGLVVASRAWALLLAPEESEARKERQVFDHDTANADNDLGDRAFFPLAMPFTVGPGSIAVAIALSSGRTLGASAASYIIGLSLAVLAVSLTVVIFYTYAERIVSSLGRTGARIVSRLAALILLCIGIQILFAGLEGFVVSTLKHMRQLNLLD
- a CDS encoding uracil-DNA glycosylase family protein, with protein sequence MPTPKPQESLADLVTRVRACRICEASLPLDPKPLIHVSPTSRVLIASQAPGTIAHESGKSFYDPSGRRLREWMALSEEDFYDTAKVAILPMGLCYPGRLPNGGDKPPRPECAPAWRDQLLGHLKELRLILLVGSYSQHYTLGRRSVTDRVRHFRDYLPRYFPLPHPSWRTGVWEKRAPWFREEVIPALRHEIRNALA
- a CDS encoding lysylphosphatidylglycerol synthase domain-containing protein — protein: MTVQEQTTPCCEEGEAKPASPWRRVACRLPALLGLVLLVAAIYVIQKELKSLSLAQIRGALQAIPAQALLAGVGCTFLSYFILSFYDRLACYHIGSKQSFLRTAFAAFCSYVLSHNLGCSAISGAAVRFRLYRNWGVSPGGIAQIIAFCSTTYLLGAMALIGGVFLFEPGHIPLVAHLPHLVLQLGGAAAWLCVLAYLGVSLRYRQMRIWRYTLDVPGFRVAVAQVIVSAADMAMTAMIAYVLLPPEAAIGFPAFLAIYIASYTAGLVASVPGGLGVFDGAMLLALGPYLPTPQILGVILTFRLFYYIIPLFLAGGMFAVHELFLRGDAAWARRRGGAAAGAFARRPSQVVRESEADFSVTVATGVVAGTGILLVFYAVAVPAPLLGTPFTHLMLQLAEFLLCLTGVMLVGVAAGLAQRVTAAWRAALTLLGVAIPLVILRQGPLAIPLCLMMVMFLIAPFRSCYYRKARLFAEPLSPTLMAPVTLWIISLGSVGLFALRHHLGHAWWRSLIYDAHTSVVRWALGISALLGIVAVIQMLRRSHVLVRPWDKESETLYRNLAHALEELGPRRPSGLILNDNGRAGIPFLRTGQFIIGVGDPAGAETECIAAIWRLRDLALEEGRHPVFIKVGQALLGVYHDIGMTVCPNGPGETGALCCLAQDLQAVKAVLGSEHRRLKRLLHTRRFLSVKARADRAAG